One window from the genome of Rhodococcus sp. ABRD24 encodes:
- a CDS encoding PadR family transcriptional regulator — protein sequence MSAVERRSLVLRGVLDLCLLALLRERPVYGYELTVRLAEQNLLVSGGSTYPLLARLEKSGLVTSQMRPSPSGPPRKYYSLSEDGARLLESGTAEWLAVSTSVTSLLQSCTAADIGKDLP from the coding sequence ATGAGTGCCGTGGAGAGGCGAAGCCTCGTGCTTCGAGGAGTCTTGGACCTTTGCCTTCTGGCCTTGCTGCGGGAACGTCCGGTGTATGGGTACGAACTGACAGTACGGCTGGCCGAGCAGAATCTCCTCGTCTCGGGTGGATCCACGTATCCGTTGCTGGCGCGACTGGAGAAGTCGGGCCTCGTCACATCGCAGATGCGTCCATCGCCGTCTGGCCCACCGCGAAAGTACTACTCGCTCAGCGAGGACGGGGCCAGGTTGCTCGAGAGCGGCACCGCGGAATGGCTCGCCGTCTCGACCAGTGTCACCTCGCTATTGCAGTCTTGCACCGCAGCCGACATCGGAAAGGACCTCCCATGA